One genomic region from Rubinisphaera margarita encodes:
- a CDS encoding 2-oxoglutarate dehydrogenase E1 component translates to MSAPTSDQGDSNGSHLASTPSSNGHPSVEDNAQSLLFLESLYEQYLKSPDSLSPEWREYFAELDRQSEVSSEVRVRPPRKPFSIFNPPSMSEGGLRRPQRLEVAGRQERLDQLIRNYRVRGHILSEVDPLGKKRGNPPELKPEFYGFTEDDMDRRFSTSWMGGPEVRTLRQIVQWLRTTYCRSIGVQYMHIDSLRVREWLQTRMETTGNRIKLRREEQVRILKRLSNAVLFEQFVQKKFIGEKSFSLEGAESLIPLLDMAIEKAGNDGTKEVVIGMAHRGRLNVLANILHKSYRQIFREFVDADPELHIGRGDVKYHLGYSSDWLTEQGKNVHLSLCFNPSHLEYINPVALGRMRAKMDRFRDFKHKNGLVVLIHGDAAFIGEGVVQETLNLSELPGYSVGGTLHVVVNNQIGFTTTREQARSSTYATDIAKMLQIPIFHVNGEDPEAVAQVVNLALEFRKTFHRDVVIDMYCFRKHGHNESDEPEFTQPVMYRDIKQHRTVFESYFEQLIRMRGITREEGEHIVEQRRQVLEKELEAAKRDQYIRCLEDYGGYWYGFRGGSVSEADEVDSHLSPDELSRIMNVLTDYPEGFQPHRKLIRLLEQRREMGNGQRPFDWAAAELLAFGSVISEGYPLRMTGQDIERGTFSQRHAVLHDVQDGNLHSPLKQLAAADGLVELHNSPLSEVGVLGFEYGYSLDCPEGLIIWEAQFGDFCNSAQVVIDQFIASTEDKWERLSGLVMMLPHGFEGQGPEHSSARLERFLMLAAEDNIQIVNLTTPAQHFHCLRRQAIRKWKKPLVMMTPKSLLRHPECVSPIEEFTKGTFQPVLDDDSIEDKKSVTRILLCSGKIYYDLVAAREVQKRPDVAIVRLEELYPLPYVKLQQVFARYPAGTEVRWVQEEPENMGASRFLKAHFGQSFFDEYPFRSIERHASASPATGSKKSHQLEQASLMEAAFAKY, encoded by the coding sequence ATGTCGGCTCCCACCTCCGATCAGGGCGATTCCAATGGATCGCACCTTGCTTCCACCCCGTCCAGCAACGGTCATCCCAGCGTCGAAGACAACGCCCAGAGTCTGCTGTTTCTGGAATCGCTCTACGAGCAGTACCTGAAATCGCCGGACAGTCTTTCGCCGGAATGGCGCGAGTACTTTGCGGAACTCGATCGGCAGTCGGAAGTCAGCAGCGAAGTTCGCGTGCGGCCTCCGCGTAAGCCGTTCTCGATCTTTAATCCGCCGTCGATGTCGGAAGGGGGCTTGAGACGACCGCAGCGACTCGAAGTCGCCGGACGTCAGGAACGACTCGACCAGTTGATCCGCAACTACCGTGTTCGCGGCCACATTCTTTCCGAGGTCGATCCTCTCGGAAAGAAGCGAGGCAATCCGCCGGAACTCAAGCCGGAGTTCTACGGCTTCACCGAAGACGACATGGACCGTCGATTCTCCACCAGCTGGATGGGGGGACCGGAAGTCCGAACGTTGCGTCAGATCGTGCAATGGCTGCGAACAACCTATTGCCGCTCGATCGGCGTGCAGTACATGCACATCGACAGCCTCCGCGTTCGGGAATGGCTGCAGACCCGGATGGAAACGACCGGGAACCGCATCAAACTGCGTCGCGAAGAACAGGTCCGAATCCTCAAGCGCCTCAGTAACGCCGTGCTGTTCGAACAGTTCGTGCAGAAGAAGTTCATCGGCGAGAAGAGCTTCTCGCTGGAGGGAGCGGAGAGCCTCATTCCGCTGCTCGACATGGCAATTGAGAAAGCCGGCAACGACGGCACCAAGGAAGTCGTCATCGGAATGGCCCACCGAGGGCGTCTGAATGTGCTTGCGAATATTCTGCACAAGAGCTACCGGCAGATCTTCCGTGAGTTCGTCGATGCCGATCCGGAGCTTCATATCGGCCGCGGCGACGTCAAATATCATCTCGGATACAGCAGCGACTGGCTGACCGAACAGGGCAAGAACGTCCATCTTTCGCTCTGCTTCAACCCCAGCCATCTCGAATACATCAACCCGGTGGCTCTCGGCCGCATGCGGGCCAAGATGGACCGGTTCCGCGATTTCAAGCACAAGAACGGGCTGGTTGTTCTCATTCATGGAGACGCCGCGTTCATTGGCGAAGGGGTCGTCCAGGAGACGCTGAATCTGAGCGAACTGCCGGGGTATTCGGTGGGTGGAACGCTGCATGTTGTGGTCAACAATCAGATCGGTTTCACGACGACGCGCGAACAGGCCCGGTCGAGCACGTATGCGACCGACATCGCCAAGATGCTGCAGATTCCGATCTTCCATGTGAACGGAGAAGACCCGGAAGCCGTGGCCCAGGTGGTGAATCTTGCCCTCGAATTCCGAAAGACATTCCATCGCGATGTCGTCATCGACATGTACTGCTTTCGGAAGCATGGACACAACGAGAGCGATGAGCCGGAATTCACGCAGCCGGTGATGTACCGTGACATCAAGCAGCATCGAACGGTCTTCGAGAGTTACTTTGAACAGCTGATCCGCATGCGGGGAATTACCCGCGAGGAAGGCGAGCATATCGTCGAACAGCGCCGGCAGGTCCTGGAGAAAGAACTCGAAGCGGCGAAACGGGATCAGTACATCCGCTGTCTGGAAGATTACGGCGGGTACTGGTACGGCTTCCGTGGTGGTTCAGTTTCCGAGGCCGACGAAGTCGATTCGCATCTTTCGCCGGATGAACTCAGCCGCATCATGAATGTGCTGACTGATTACCCCGAAGGATTCCAGCCGCACCGCAAGTTGATCCGTCTTCTTGAACAGCGTCGCGAGATGGGCAACGGACAACGTCCGTTCGACTGGGCCGCTGCAGAACTGCTTGCCTTCGGCTCGGTCATTTCAGAGGGCTATCCGCTCCGCATGACCGGACAGGACATTGAACGCGGCACGTTCAGTCAACGACACGCCGTTCTTCACGATGTCCAGGACGGCAATCTGCACAGTCCGCTTAAACAACTGGCCGCAGCTGATGGTCTGGTCGAGCTCCACAACAGCCCTCTGTCGGAAGTCGGCGTGCTCGGCTTCGAATACGGCTACAGTCTCGACTGCCCGGAAGGTCTGATCATCTGGGAAGCTCAGTTCGGCGACTTCTGTAATTCGGCTCAGGTGGTGATCGACCAGTTCATCGCGAGTACTGAAGACAAGTGGGAACGTCTGAGTGGTCTGGTGATGATGCTGCCGCACGGCTTCGAAGGCCAGGGTCCAGAGCACTCCAGCGCACGGCTGGAACGCTTCCTTATGCTGGCCGCCGAAGACAATATCCAGATCGTAAATCTGACGACTCCTGCTCAGCACTTCCACTGCCTGCGTCGCCAGGCGATTCGCAAGTGGAAGAAGCCGCTGGTGATGATGACGCCCAAGAGTCTGTTGCGGCATCCGGAGTGTGTCTCGCCGATCGAAGAGTTCACAAAGGGCACATTCCAGCCGGTGCTCGACGACGATTCGATCGAAGACAAGAAGTCGGTCACGCGAATTCTGCTCTGCTCGGGTAAGATTTACTACGATCTTGTCGCGGCTCGGGAAGTTCAAAAGCGTCCGGATGTGGCGATCGTTCGACTCGAAGAACTGTATCCACTGCCGTATGTGAAACTGCAGCAGGTGTTCGCCCGCTATCCGGCCGGGACGGAAGTCCGCTGGGTTCAGGAAGAGCCGGAAAACATGGGAGCCAGCCGGTTCCTCAAGGCTCACTTCGGCCAGTCGTTCTTCGACGAATACCCGTTCCGCTCGATCGAACGCCACGCCTCGGCCAGCCCGGCGACGGGAAGTAAGAAGAGCCATCAACTCGAACAGGCCTCTTTGATGGAAGCGGCCTTCGCGAAGTATTAA
- a CDS encoding ComF family protein, whose translation MLVSSNLRRFVERAGSRVADFAFPPECVLCRCDLPPSPIAERVCGSCQEEWPAAIEYPCQRCGAESGPYASTADGCPHCQNLPASCKKIIAYGMYENKLRELCTQCKLPHFQPTAQFLARCLWNQHESVLRTLGCEVVVPVPMHWSSRFRRKTHPNETVARFLAARLQIPCSTTAVRQIRRIERQHLLSPSRRRKNVQGAFACRTSRTLQGRKVLLVDDILTTGATAHACAQALKPLQCEIAGVAVLARAVGR comes from the coding sequence TTGTTGGTCTCTTCGAACCTGAGACGATTTGTCGAACGAGCGGGGTCACGCGTCGCTGACTTTGCCTTCCCGCCGGAATGCGTGCTTTGTCGCTGCGATCTCCCGCCTTCACCGATCGCGGAACGAGTGTGCGGAAGCTGCCAGGAGGAGTGGCCTGCGGCGATCGAGTATCCGTGTCAGCGATGTGGAGCTGAGTCTGGCCCGTACGCTTCGACCGCGGACGGCTGCCCGCATTGCCAGAATTTGCCGGCGAGCTGCAAAAAGATCATCGCGTACGGAATGTACGAGAACAAACTGCGTGAACTCTGCACGCAGTGCAAGCTGCCCCACTTCCAGCCAACCGCTCAGTTCCTCGCCCGCTGTCTCTGGAATCAGCACGAGAGCGTATTACGAACGCTCGGCTGTGAGGTGGTGGTCCCTGTTCCGATGCACTGGAGCAGTCGATTCCGTCGGAAGACGCATCCCAACGAAACGGTGGCCAGATTTCTCGCGGCACGTTTGCAGATCCCGTGCAGCACGACCGCCGTGCGACAGATCCGACGAATCGAGCGACAACATTTGCTTAGCCCGAGCCGTCGACGCAAGAACGTGCAGGGAGCGTTTGCCTGCAGAACGTCGCGAACGCTTCAGGGGAGGAAGGTTCTCCTGGTCGACGACATTCTGACGACCGGAGCGACCGCGCACGCCTGCGCGCAGGCTTTGAAGCCGCTTCAGTGCGAAATTGCCGGCGTGGCGGTGCTGGCTCGAGCCGTTGGAAGGTGA
- the rph gene encoding ribonuclease PH, which yields MRHDGRTPDQLRPLEIRRGFTGSSPGSVYIKAGRTTLLCTASVDLDVPPWKKREENPTGWVTAEYNMLPGSTSPRKNRERNKVDGRSTEIQRLIGRSLRSVVDFQALGPRTITIDCDVLEADGGTRTLGITGGFIALVDAVNWLCEQEPTCQANKILVDSVAAVSVGIYKGDVLLDLNYVEDSAAEVDLNVVMTGSGEYVEIQGTAEQRTFSHNQLLKQLEIAGKGIVDLTRHQRENLGKNWPLDENQSS from the coding sequence ATGCGTCACGATGGCCGCACGCCCGATCAGCTCCGTCCGCTCGAAATTCGCCGCGGCTTCACCGGTTCCAGCCCCGGCTCGGTTTACATCAAGGCCGGCCGCACCACGCTGCTCTGTACCGCCAGCGTCGATCTGGATGTGCCCCCCTGGAAGAAGCGGGAAGAGAATCCGACCGGCTGGGTCACCGCCGAGTACAACATGCTTCCCGGAAGCACGAGTCCCCGCAAGAACCGCGAACGAAACAAGGTCGACGGACGATCGACCGAGATTCAGCGGCTCATCGGCCGCAGTCTTCGCTCCGTTGTCGATTTCCAGGCTCTGGGGCCGCGGACAATCACGATCGACTGCGATGTCCTCGAAGCCGATGGCGGCACCCGCACACTCGGCATCACCGGGGGATTCATCGCGCTTGTTGATGCCGTGAACTGGCTCTGTGAGCAGGAGCCCACCTGTCAGGCGAACAAGATTCTCGTCGACAGCGTCGCCGCCGTGAGTGTCGGCATTTACAAGGGCGATGTGCTGCTCGATCTCAACTACGTTGAAGACAGTGCAGCCGAGGTCGATTTGAATGTGGTGATGACCGGATCCGGCGAATATGTCGAGATTCAGGGAACAGCCGAGCAGCGGACCTTCTCCCACAATCAGTTGCTCAAGCAACTCGAAATCGCCGGAAAAGGCATTGTAGATTTGACACGGCATCAGCGGGAAAATCTGGGGAAAAACTGGCCTCTGGACGAGAATCAGTCAAGCTGA
- a CDS encoding SMP-30/gluconolactonase/LRE family protein: protein MIRLLALPLLVLMASPCLAQDTLNLPHLGEVLRFEKKFDEIVPKDAAIEVVASGFDWTEGPVWVPGEPGHLLFSDIPRNSVYRWEEGKGATLYMKPSGYTGVADYGGEPGCNGLMLDADGRLLSCEHGDRRLSVLTENGGKRTLVDNYQGKRLNSPNDLIIHSSGDILFTDPPYGLPNRWDDPRRELDFCGVYRLAADGKLTLLTKEMTRPNGVALSPDEKTLYVAQSDPQAAIWKAFPINGDGSLGKSRLLHDATKEVKSLPGLPDGMAVAQDGTIFATGPGGVYVFTPEGKLLGRISTGERTSNCTFGGPDGKTLYMTADTYICRIKTNVTGLSHK, encoded by the coding sequence ATGATCCGACTTCTTGCTTTACCTCTCCTCGTCCTGATGGCTTCTCCCTGCCTGGCTCAGGATACGCTGAATCTTCCGCACCTGGGGGAAGTGCTGCGGTTCGAAAAGAAGTTTGATGAGATCGTCCCAAAGGACGCCGCGATCGAAGTCGTCGCCTCCGGGTTCGACTGGACTGAAGGCCCGGTCTGGGTGCCGGGCGAACCGGGGCATCTCCTGTTCTCCGATATCCCCCGCAACTCTGTCTACCGCTGGGAAGAAGGCAAAGGGGCCACTCTTTACATGAAGCCGAGCGGTTACACCGGGGTTGCCGATTACGGTGGCGAGCCGGGCTGCAATGGGCTGATGCTGGATGCCGACGGGCGTCTGCTGTCCTGCGAACATGGCGATCGCCGTTTGTCGGTCCTTACTGAAAACGGCGGCAAGCGGACGCTCGTCGACAACTATCAGGGTAAGCGGCTCAACAGTCCCAACGACCTGATCATCCATAGCAGTGGAGACATCCTCTTCACCGATCCTCCGTACGGCTTGCCGAACCGCTGGGACGATCCCCGCCGCGAACTCGACTTCTGTGGTGTCTATCGGCTTGCTGCCGATGGCAAGCTGACGTTGCTGACCAAAGAAATGACCCGTCCCAATGGCGTCGCTCTTTCCCCGGATGAGAAGACGCTGTACGTCGCCCAGTCCGATCCCCAGGCCGCGATCTGGAAAGCATTCCCCATCAACGGCGACGGTTCTCTCGGAAAAAGTCGGCTGCTGCACGACGCCACTAAAGAAGTGAAGTCGCTCCCCGGTCTGCCGGATGGTATGGCTGTGGCTCAGGACGGAACAATCTTCGCAACTGGCCCAGGCGGCGTCTATGTCTTCACTCCGGAAGGCAAGCTGCTGGGCCGCATCAGCACGGGCGAACGAACCTCCAACTGCACCTTCGGTGGCCCGGATGGCAAGACGCTCTACATGACCGCCGACACCTACATCTGTCGCATCAAAACCAACGTCACTGGCCTGTCCCACAAGTAG
- a CDS encoding AI-2E family transporter, whose amino-acid sequence MLTRYVSLAILVLLLVVLGATFIRVIVPFLLPLFLAAVVALIANPVYRYFLERTGHRPRVAAGLATSGLVMAIIVPIFVGVTVGALQMFDVAERIFSDSSVRAAIASVKDGEIYETVVVQLERLFPLVGPNEGELTEEQLAELREQRLQQRAEELRVSTQNAIRRLAIATLSPGTAMTTVDVAAKFGWMLMSLLTFIIALYYFFFEGPKLIEYAIELTPVNVAHQRTLFEEFGKAIRAVVTATLLAAVAQGLATSLALWALGFNHFFLFTIVGTFAALIPLAGTWLVWLPCAVYLFYLGSWGWALMLCVYGFAVVGTLDNVIRAYVLHSDAKLHPLLAFVSVLGGLQVMGLWGVFIAPVVACCLYALIRIFNEELVELTRTQKELQAAKSTETVTPVAT is encoded by the coding sequence GTGCTGACGCGATACGTTTCTCTAGCGATTCTTGTTCTCCTGCTCGTCGTGCTCGGCGCGACATTCATTCGCGTAATCGTTCCTTTCCTGTTGCCGCTGTTCCTGGCAGCCGTCGTCGCCCTGATCGCCAATCCCGTTTACCGGTATTTTCTGGAACGGACAGGACACCGGCCCCGCGTCGCGGCCGGACTGGCGACTTCCGGGCTGGTGATGGCGATTATCGTCCCGATTTTCGTCGGCGTGACTGTCGGGGCCCTGCAGATGTTTGACGTCGCCGAACGGATCTTCAGCGATTCGTCCGTCAGAGCGGCAATCGCTTCGGTCAAGGACGGAGAAATCTACGAAACCGTGGTCGTCCAGCTTGAGCGGCTCTTTCCACTCGTCGGTCCGAATGAAGGAGAACTGACAGAAGAGCAACTGGCTGAACTTCGCGAACAGCGGCTGCAGCAGCGGGCAGAAGAACTGCGGGTCAGTACGCAGAACGCCATCCGGCGTCTGGCGATCGCCACGCTCAGTCCCGGAACGGCGATGACAACGGTCGACGTGGCGGCCAAGTTCGGCTGGATGCTGATGAGCCTGCTGACCTTCATCATTGCTCTGTACTACTTCTTCTTTGAGGGCCCCAAGCTGATTGAGTACGCGATTGAACTGACGCCGGTAAATGTGGCGCATCAGCGGACCCTGTTCGAAGAATTCGGCAAGGCCATTCGAGCCGTTGTGACCGCCACACTCCTCGCGGCCGTGGCACAGGGACTGGCGACGTCACTCGCGCTCTGGGCGCTCGGCTTCAACCACTTCTTTCTGTTCACGATTGTGGGGACATTCGCCGCACTGATCCCTCTGGCCGGCACCTGGCTGGTGTGGCTTCCCTGCGCCGTCTATCTGTTCTACCTCGGCTCCTGGGGCTGGGCTTTGATGCTCTGTGTTTACGGATTCGCTGTGGTTGGAACGCTCGACAATGTGATCCGCGCCTATGTGCTTCATTCTGACGCCAAGCTGCATCCGCTGCTCGCATTTGTGAGCGTTCTGGGCGGATTGCAGGTCATGGGACTCTGGGGCGTGTTTATCGCTCCGGTTGTCGCCTGTTGCCTCTACGCTCTGATCCGCATCTTCAATGAGGAACTGGTCGAACTGACCCGTACTCAGAAAGAATTGCAGGCTGCGAAGTCCACAGAAACCGTTACTCCGGTCGCCACCTGA
- a CDS encoding trypsin-like peptidase domain-containing protein produces the protein MKNLIFATGLAVGLLCQLLSPIPSHASSLRETPLVKAVKRAQTAVVNIHTEKSSDESNSIFGTTSRGKINGMGTGIVLDERGYVVTNNHVIAGVDSLEVSLCDSSRYSAHVVAFDRAHDLAIIKIDGNPKLDVMTIGTSSDLMVGETVIAVGNAFGYVHTVTSGIISSLSRDVEVNEEQQYRNLIQTDASINPGNSGGPLLNLDGEVIGINVAIRAGAQRIGFAIPIDDAREQIARLMSVETLEQKYHGLLTRDVKTPDSLQLIVDNVKSGSPSESAGFQNGDVIVRIGQNQIEDRVDLERSLLGLRTTDNIPILIRRGSDEQELMLTLSRLSARQFASGVETPSSSAAQPVAFNGSDCWDVLGMQLEEMTGNSKKRLSPRYRGGMQVVSVRPGSPAAANGIRQGDVLVGLHVWETVNTENIDYVLDHPQLKTFNPLKFFILRNGETLYGHLNLTGTQATASR, from the coding sequence ATGAAGAATCTAATATTCGCAACTGGATTGGCAGTCGGTCTCCTCTGTCAATTGCTGTCTCCCATTCCGAGTCACGCATCGTCGTTGCGGGAAACACCGCTCGTCAAAGCGGTGAAGCGCGCCCAGACAGCGGTTGTGAATATTCACACCGAAAAGTCGTCGGATGAATCGAATTCGATTTTCGGCACGACCAGTCGCGGCAAGATCAACGGCATGGGCACCGGCATCGTCCTCGATGAGCGGGGCTACGTCGTCACCAACAATCATGTCATTGCCGGCGTCGACTCGCTCGAAGTTTCGCTGTGTGATTCCAGTCGTTACTCGGCTCATGTGGTCGCGTTCGATCGCGCTCACGATCTGGCCATCATCAAGATCGACGGCAATCCCAAGCTGGATGTCATGACGATCGGAACGTCCTCGGACCTGATGGTCGGAGAAACCGTGATCGCTGTCGGCAACGCGTTCGGTTATGTCCACACCGTCACCTCGGGGATCATCAGCTCGCTCTCGCGGGACGTCGAAGTCAACGAAGAGCAGCAGTACCGGAACCTGATTCAGACCGATGCCAGTATCAACCCGGGTAACTCCGGCGGACCTCTGTTGAATCTCGACGGGGAAGTGATCGGAATCAACGTCGCCATCCGAGCCGGCGCTCAGCGAATTGGCTTCGCCATTCCCATCGACGATGCCCGTGAGCAGATCGCCCGGTTGATGAGCGTGGAGACGCTCGAACAGAAGTACCACGGCCTGCTCACCCGCGATGTGAAGACGCCGGACAGTCTGCAGCTGATTGTCGACAACGTGAAGAGCGGCAGCCCCAGTGAATCAGCCGGTTTTCAGAACGGCGATGTCATCGTCCGCATCGGTCAGAATCAGATTGAAGACCGCGTCGACCTGGAACGTTCGCTGCTCGGTTTGCGAACGACAGACAACATTCCGATCCTCATTCGTCGCGGCTCCGATGAGCAGGAACTGATGCTGACCCTGTCTCGCCTTTCGGCCCGTCAGTTCGCCAGCGGCGTCGAAACGCCCTCCAGTTCCGCCGCTCAACCGGTCGCCTTCAACGGCTCCGACTGCTGGGATGTTCTGGGAATGCAGCTCGAGGAAATGACCGGCAATTCGAAGAAGCGTCTGTCGCCTCGATATCGCGGCGGCATGCAGGTTGTCAGTGTGCGTCCGGGGTCCCCAGCCGCGGCCAACGGGATCCGACAGGGAGATGTCCTGGTCGGTCTCCATGTCTGGGAAACGGTCAACACCGAGAACATCG